Proteins from one Chthoniobacterales bacterium genomic window:
- a CDS encoding glycosyltransferase encodes MSQLAPIRVQAKFFHEGDRKFFVKGTTYGPFAPDAAGLHFGTPEKARADMALMREAGINLVRVYYVPPAWFLDICAEHGIRCLISIPWAEHIEFLNQRKIRREIEKTVVEAVSENRGHPAIFGFLIGNEIPSHMVRWLGPHRVTEFLENLIYLAKRENPGVLYSYASFPPTEYLLPQNADFFTFNVYLHKQAEFERYLARLQNLAEDRPLMLGEFGMDTIRHTEDEQAEMLAWHIESVVRGGLAGTIIYAWTDEWFRGGQEILDWAFGLVTRERKTKKAFHVVKELFSGEKPVAERVPLERYPRVSVIVCSYNGGKTLGDCLEALDKVDYPDFEIVFVDDGSTDNSQDVVAEWEKAREARRAGGAKLPDFRNIRQKNMGLSYARNAGAAAATGEIIAYTDSDCMADPDWLYYLVGTLLSGDYAGVGGPNISPPAQDWIQACVAAAPGGPSHVLLTDVVAEHIPGCNMAFHRWAFDSVGGFDPEYRKAGDDVDFCWRLQQSGQVIAFSPAAIVWHYRRFTLQAFRKQQEGYGEAESMLRFKHLVFFGPTGTAKWKGQIYGTPRFTWLVNRPLIYHGVFGEGLFQSIYPTPRSEVANYLASLEWVMLTAFVFILSIGFPALRIVPYIMFGGTFLVALSYMLHARLEPQFDSVRARLLVTFLAFTQPLVRGWTRYFTWLKYKRTPENVIRTPEQELETRHAAGSNTEFEFWNEQGHGRERLLAEATRLLEDEGWSYSLDTGWNDWDIQIYGSFWWLVRLRSVTEYHGGPKCLTRATLKLRMGGATILANFLALCLLAYQQFAAAGIPWWSASAYAGFVVFLAYRGRRLKRRAADLLVVAANRAGLGRVAKKKNS; translated from the coding sequence GTGAGCCAGCTCGCACCCATCCGCGTCCAAGCCAAATTTTTCCACGAGGGCGACCGGAAGTTTTTCGTCAAGGGAACGACCTACGGTCCGTTCGCACCGGACGCCGCGGGTCTGCACTTCGGCACACCGGAAAAGGCGCGCGCCGACATGGCGCTGATGCGCGAGGCGGGCATCAACCTCGTGCGCGTCTATTATGTTCCGCCCGCCTGGTTCCTGGACATTTGCGCGGAGCACGGCATCCGCTGCCTCATTTCGATCCCGTGGGCCGAGCACATCGAGTTCCTCAACCAGCGCAAGATCCGCCGCGAGATCGAGAAAACGGTCGTCGAAGCCGTCTCGGAAAACCGCGGACACCCGGCGATTTTCGGATTTCTCATCGGCAATGAAATCCCGAGCCACATGGTGCGTTGGCTGGGGCCGCATCGCGTCACGGAGTTCCTCGAAAACCTGATCTATCTGGCGAAGCGGGAAAACCCGGGCGTGCTTTACTCCTACGCCAGCTTCCCGCCCACGGAATACCTGCTCCCGCAGAACGCTGATTTTTTCACCTTCAACGTCTATCTGCACAAGCAGGCGGAGTTCGAACGCTATCTCGCACGCTTGCAGAATCTCGCGGAGGACCGTCCGCTCATGCTCGGGGAATTCGGCATGGACACCATCCGCCATACCGAAGACGAGCAGGCGGAGATGCTCGCATGGCACATCGAGAGTGTGGTCCGCGGGGGATTGGCCGGCACGATCATCTACGCATGGACCGACGAGTGGTTCCGTGGCGGGCAGGAAATCCTCGATTGGGCGTTCGGTCTGGTCACGCGCGAGCGCAAAACGAAAAAGGCGTTCCACGTTGTGAAGGAACTTTTCTCCGGCGAAAAACCGGTGGCGGAGCGCGTGCCGCTGGAGCGCTATCCGCGGGTGTCGGTCATTGTCTGTTCCTACAACGGGGGCAAAACATTGGGCGACTGCCTCGAGGCCCTCGACAAGGTGGATTACCCGGACTTCGAGATCGTCTTTGTTGATGACGGATCTACCGACAACTCTCAGGACGTGGTTGCGGAGTGGGAAAAGGCGCGCGAAGCGCGGCGGGCAGGAGGCGCGAAGTTGCCGGACTTCCGGAACATACGGCAGAAAAACATGGGCTTGAGCTATGCGCGCAACGCGGGCGCCGCAGCGGCAACCGGGGAGATCATCGCTTACACGGACAGCGACTGCATGGCCGACCCGGATTGGCTTTACTACCTCGTGGGCACGCTGCTTTCGGGTGATTACGCCGGCGTGGGAGGCCCGAACATTTCGCCGCCGGCGCAAGATTGGATCCAGGCATGCGTGGCGGCCGCTCCGGGCGGCCCGAGCCACGTGCTGCTCACCGACGTGGTGGCCGAGCACATCCCGGGTTGCAACATGGCGTTCCACCGCTGGGCGTTCGATTCGGTGGGCGGTTTCGATCCGGAATATCGCAAGGCGGGCGACGACGTGGATTTCTGCTGGCGACTGCAGCAGTCCGGTCAGGTCATCGCGTTCAGCCCCGCGGCGATCGTCTGGCATTACCGGCGTTTCACTTTGCAGGCGTTCCGCAAGCAGCAGGAAGGCTACGGCGAGGCGGAATCCATGCTGCGATTCAAGCACCTGGTTTTTTTCGGTCCGACCGGCACGGCGAAATGGAAGGGCCAGATCTACGGGACACCGCGCTTCACGTGGCTGGTCAACCGCCCGCTGATTTACCACGGCGTTTTCGGGGAGGGACTTTTCCAGAGTATTTATCCGACACCGCGTTCGGAGGTGGCGAACTACCTTGCGAGCCTTGAGTGGGTCATGCTCACGGCCTTCGTCTTCATTCTTTCGATCGGCTTTCCCGCCCTGCGCATCGTGCCCTACATCATGTTCGGAGGCACATTCCTCGTGGCGCTGTCCTACATGCTGCACGCGCGCCTGGAGCCGCAGTTCGACTCGGTGCGCGCGCGTCTGCTCGTCACATTCCTGGCCTTCACGCAACCGCTGGTGCGCGGATGGACCCGCTATTTCACCTGGCTGAAATACAAACGCACGCCGGAGAACGTCATCCGCACGCCCGAGCAGGAACTCGAGACGCGCCATGCGGCAGGGAGCAACACGGAGTTCGAATTCTGGAACGAGCAGGGCCACGGGCGCGAGAGGCTGCTGGCCGAGGCGACGCGGTTGCTGGAAGACGAAGGCTGGAGCTACTCGCTGGACACCGGTTGGAACGACTGGGACATCCAGATCTACGGAAGTTTCTGGTGGCTGGTCCGGCTGCGCTCGGTGACCGAATATCACGGGGGACCGAAGTGCCTGACGCGCGCCACGCTCAAATTGCGAATGGGAGGCGCAACCATTCTCGCCAACTTCCTCGCGCTGTGCCTGCTCGCCTACCAGCAGTTTGCCGCGGCCGGGATCCCATGGTGGTCGGCGAGCGCTTACGCGGGCTTCGTGGTTTTTCTCGCCT